The Agreia sp. COWG nucleotide sequence CGCACGACGGCGGTACTCGGCGAACTGGCCGCCTCCGGCGCCGTCGACGAGACGCCCGTGCCCGCCGGTGGGAAGCGCTACGTGGTCGAGGGCGATCGCCGGCACGCCTTCGCCTCCGCACTCAGCCAGGTCGTCGCCGGCTTCACCGGTGACGACGAGCTCCTCTCGGCCGAGGGGCTCCTCTCTGCCGACGGGGCCTGATCAGGCAGCGAAGCGATCCGTCGCCTCGATGAGCGCATCGAGGATCCCCGGCTCGTCGAAAGCGTGGCCCGCATCGTCGATGATCCTGAACTCGGCGTGCGGCATGGCCTCGAAGAGGTGCCAGGCCGTGACCGCGGGCGTGCACAGGTCGTAACGGCCCTGGATGATCACGGTCGGAATGTCGCGCAGAACTCCGGCGTTCGCGATCAGCTGGCCGTCCTCCAGCCAACCCTCGTTGACGAAGTAGTGGTTCTCTATGCGGGCGAATGCGAGCGCGAACACCGGGTCGGCGAAGGCGGCAACCAGCTCGGGTCGGGGCAGCAGGGTGATGGCGGAGGCCTCCCACGTGGCCCAGGCGACGGCCGCCCGCCCCGCGATGGCCGGGTCGTCATCGTTCAGCAACCGGGAGTAGGCCTCGATGAGCGAGCCGCGCTCGGCACGAGGCACCTGCGCCACGAACGACGGCCATAGCTCGGGCAGCACGTGGTTGGCGCCTCCGCCCTCGTAGAACCAATCGAGTTCCGACCGGCGCAGAGTGAAGATGCCGCGCAGCACGAGCTCGGTCACGCGCTGCGGGTGCGTCTCGGCGTACGCGAGCGCAAGCGTGCTGCCCCATGAGCCGCCGAACACCTGCCAGCGGTCGATGCCGAGGTGTTCGCGCAGCGCCTCGAGGTCTCCGACCAGGTTCCACGTGGTGTTCGTCGACAGATCGGCGCCGTGCTCGCTGGCGTGCGGCAGACTGCGCCCGCACCCGCGCTGGTCGAGCACCACGATGCGGTACTTCGCCGGGTCGAACTGTCGCCGGTGCGCCGGGCTCGCTCCCCCTCCCGGACCGCCGTGGAGAAAGACCACGGGCTTGCCCCGCGGGTTGCCGCAGGTCTCCCAGTAGATCTGCTGGCCGTCACCGACATCGAGCAGGCCGGAGTCGTACGGGTCGATCTCGGGATACAGGGTGCGCATGCCCCGAGTCTAGAAGGGCGGGCCTATCTGCCGACGAGACCCGTCTCGTAGGCCAGGATCACGGCCTGCACGCGGTCGCGCAGCTCGAGCTTCTGCAGGATGCGCCCCACGTGCGTCTTCACCGTCGACTCCGAGAGCACGAAGCGGCCCGCGATCTCCATGTTCGACAGTCCCTCGCCGATGGCGGTCAGCACCTCGAGCTCACGCTCCGTGAGCACGGCCAGCCGCGCGGCCGCGCTCGTCTGCCCGGGCTGACCCGAGGCATCCGGCAGGCTGTCGCCGAACAGGGTGAGCAGCTCGCGGGTGACGCGCGCCGACACGGCCGCATCACCGGATGCCACGGCCCGGATGGCCGAGGCGAGCTCGGCCGGTCGGGCGTCTTTGAGCATGAAGCCGCTCGCCCCAGCGCGCAGCCCCGCGAACGCGTACTCGTCGAGGTCGAACGTGGTGAGGATGATGACGCGGCTGCCCGGCGTCTCCCGCACGATCTCACGGGTGGCCTCGATGCCGTCGAGCACGGGCATGCGCACGTCCATGAGGATGACGTCGGGTCGCACGCTGCGCGCCGCGCGAATCGCCTCGCGCCCATCACTCGCCTCGCCCACCACCTCGAAGCCGGGCTCGGCCTCGAGCACCATTCGCATGCCCACCCGCAGCAGGGCCTGATCGTCGACCAGCAGGATGCGGATGGTCGTCTGGGCGGATTCCGGAATGGTGCTCATGAGGTGATGCTCCTCGAGGTCGTTTCTACGGGTGTCGTCGGGATGACGGCCCGCACCTGCCAGCCGTGAGGGTGCAGGGGGCCGGCTTCGACGGTTCCGCCGTAGAGCGCCACGCGCTCGCGCATGCCGATGAGGCCTCGGCCGGAGCCGAGCGACGCGGCGGCGGGGGCATCGCCGGCCAGGGCCAGGCCGTCGTCGGTGATGCTGGCCGACGCCTCGTTCGCCGCGGAGAAATCCACCACGACATCGACTCGCGACGGAGTGCGGGCGTAGCGCAGGGCGTTTGTCAGCGACTCCTGCACGACGCGGAAGACGGTCAGCTGCACCGCAGGCTCCTGCGGAACGGCGCCGGACACGGTGAGCATGATCGGCAGCCCGGCCGCGCGATAGGAATCGACGAGGGGCCGCAGCTCGTCGAAGGTGGGCTGCGGGGCCAGGGGGGCGAGCGCAAGGCCAGAGTCCGCAGCGGTCTCACCGTCCGCGCCATCGCCGGAGGCCTGGGTGAGCACGCCGAGCACGCGACGCATGTCGGTGAGCGAGGTGCGGCCGATCTCCGCCACGTGGCCCATCGCATCCTTCGCGCGCTCGGGATCGCTGGTGGCCGTCGAGGTGGCCCCGTCGGCCAGCGCGATCATCACGGTAAGGCTGTGCGCCACGATGTCGTGCATCTCGCGGGCGATCCGCGCGCGTTCCGACGCCGTGGCGAGCTGAGCCTGCTGGTCTCGCTCCCTGGCGAGCTGGGCCGCCCGCCCGAGGAGTGCATCGAGGTAGCGGGCCCTGTTGCCCACGGTGATGCCGATCAGCGTGGCCATCACGAAGCTCATGGAGTAGCCGATGAAGGCCACGAACAGTGTGATCGGGTCGAGTTGGCCCGACATGGCCGTTCCTGCGACCGCCGCGCCCGTTCCGATCAGCGTGAAGATCCACGCCGACCTCGCCGACCTGTAGACGGCGAGCGCGTAGAGGGCGATCACGAAGGCGAATGAGGCCGTCGAGCCGGGTGAGCTACCGGGAACGACGATCAGCAGCGACGCGCAGGTCACACCGGCCAGAATGCGCGGCACGAATCGCCGAAACAGGATGCCGGCTGTCGTCACGATGGCGAACAGCGCGACCAGCAGGGTGAGGGGAAGACTGACGTCCGTCACCGCGACCGCGATCACGGAGGCCAACGTGGCGTAATAGAACATCGCCATCAGCGCCGTGTCTACGATCCACGGGTTGCGGCGGAAGAAGGTGCGGATGAAGCCCGGGGGCTTCGGCAGGCCGAGGCGCTCCGGGTCGTACTCCTCGATTCGGCGCTGGCGCAGCATGCGCGA carries:
- the pip gene encoding prolyl aminopeptidase, which produces MRTLYPEIDPYDSGLLDVGDGQQIYWETCGNPRGKPVVFLHGGPGGGASPAHRRQFDPAKYRIVVLDQRGCGRSLPHASEHGADLSTNTTWNLVGDLEALREHLGIDRWQVFGGSWGSTLALAYAETHPQRVTELVLRGIFTLRRSELDWFYEGGGANHVLPELWPSFVAQVPRAERGSLIEAYSRLLNDDDPAIAGRAAVAWATWEASAITLLPRPELVAAFADPVFALAFARIENHYFVNEGWLEDGQLIANAGVLRDIPTVIIQGRYDLCTPAVTAWHLFEAMPHAEFRIIDDAGHAFDEPGILDALIEATDRFAA
- a CDS encoding response regulator transcription factor produces the protein MSTIPESAQTTIRILLVDDQALLRVGMRMVLEAEPGFEVVGEASDGREAIRAARSVRPDVILMDVRMPVLDGIEATREIVRETPGSRVIILTTFDLDEYAFAGLRAGASGFMLKDARPAELASAIRAVASGDAAVSARVTRELLTLFGDSLPDASGQPGQTSAAARLAVLTERELEVLTAIGEGLSNMEIAGRFVLSESTVKTHVGRILQKLELRDRVQAVILAYETGLVGR
- a CDS encoding sensor histidine kinase, which translates into the protein MSTGPAVAPGAPAGPSRMLRQRRIEEYDPERLGLPKPPGFIRTFFRRNPWIVDTALMAMFYYATLASVIAVAVTDVSLPLTLLVALFAIVTTAGILFRRFVPRILAGVTCASLLIVVPGSSPGSTASFAFVIALYALAVYRSARSAWIFTLIGTGAAVAGTAMSGQLDPITLFVAFIGYSMSFVMATLIGITVGNRARYLDALLGRAAQLARERDQQAQLATASERARIAREMHDIVAHSLTVMIALADGATSTATSDPERAKDAMGHVAEIGRTSLTDMRRVLGVLTQASGDGADGETAADSGLALAPLAPQPTFDELRPLVDSYRAAGLPIMLTVSGAVPQEPAVQLTVFRVVQESLTNALRYARTPSRVDVVVDFSAANEASASITDDGLALAGDAPAAASLGSGRGLIGMRERVALYGGTVEAGPLHPHGWQVRAVIPTTPVETTSRSITS